CACATTCACTGATGCCGAGGTTGAAAATGAGGACATCGTAATGGATATGGGTATTGATGTTGGAGTGAACTGCTTAAAATTGGAACAGGTGAGTACTTTCCTAggcatttgatttgattaatatcTTGTTGGATTTTCTAACTCTACTGTCAACCCCTCACCCTACCTGGTTCCGAACCAACGGCCTTTTTTCCATGATTTGTGTTGAGAGATGTGTTTTCTCAATTGAAATTGATCCAAGTTGCCTTTTTTCCATGATTTGTGTTGATAGATGTGTTTTCTCAATTGAAATTGATCCAAGTTACattcttgaagttttttgtttaatgCCTTGCATATACTTTGGTACCTCTACTTCTAAGAACTATCAATCCTCATTGTCACTTTTGTTTGTGCACTAGATTGAGCGACAACTATCATTTTGTTTAATGTCGCTAACTCCCAAGTTATAGTACGTCATGTGTACTTACTACATTGTAAAAATACCTCCTTTTTTCGGCCCCGAAGTTTACTCAAATGGTCAATTGTCCGTGCGGCTTGCCCATAAGTCGTCTTGTAATACGGTTTTGTGTAGTGAATAGCTTAAATGATTTGTAATTCCATTCCTACTTCCTAAACATGCTTCCTGATGCAGGATATTTCTGATTGGGAGCGTTAATGGATGCGAAATTCGGTGCGAGTTGGTAAAACTTGTGAAATTTCTTACGTTTACATTTACAGGGAACATTCATCCTTTGGCGAGATTAATTTGTCAGCACTCAACAGCGATGCATGTTGCAGTTAGATGTAAATATTGTAGGGGATTTTGCGCATTCGTCTGAGAGCATATTTAGTCGAGTTGAGTCGGGTCGAGTTGAGCCGAGTTGAGTCGAGTTGAGTCGTAGAGAGTATATGTTGTACAGTAAAGTTGGATATTTAGGAAAAGGATCCTACCCTGGGGATCCGAGGGATCTTGTAATCATGTTCGTTTATCCTACATcatgcgatcagttttcgttaagtactattcatattaattttaaattttaaattttaaatgatttttaaccacacgatgtatgatgaacatacATGATTATCAGATCTCTCAGATCGCTGGATCCTTTTCCAGATATTTATACATGTGTATCTTCAATGACTAGTTTGTATTCAAATTACAAATTCCTCACTAATTAATAAACGGATCCGTATTCGAGTTAACCGTTTAAGGGTCCTACTGATCTACGGGACACTTGGCAATAATAATCGGATAGTGttattttttagtacattgatatttttacactaagagaatgagaagttcggctaagccataCAATGGGTAggctaatttggtatcgaattcgtcatccacgagattcgaacataagacctctcacttttaAGCGAAGAAGAATACCATCATACCGTAATACCAAGTGACAATCAAATAATGTTATttacacacctatttttatcttgtttaatcttcttcaaatcATTTGATCCGACGGTCGATAATTAAaagggatgtgtgagaagtagaAATTAGCGCGTGGATAACACTACCCTAATAATTAAAGCACCTATTCATTCCAATGTGTTAGATCAAATTTATCGGGTGTATGGATAATATAAACACATGATGTGTAAGCCACTCCTTTGCAAAAGGATTTTGAGctggaacctcaacttctttaTACTATCAGAGTTGATTGACTCGCATATAAAGTTTAACTAGAACGCATACTACATGAGAGTCCATCTTCGTATGTTTAGTTTCCTCTCAGTTCGAAAAGGGTTGAGAAGAGGCGACGGAATGAATTGGGCGTAAAACACCCCCTAACTATGCACAATAAAGTTCATAAGGGTACCCAACAACTCTTAGCTAATAAGCACTTGTGCAAGAcattaacaaaacaaagaagaaactaAACATATTTGCGAGCATCATCCCTTTGAGTATTATTATCAGCCGTCAATGCCATTGACAACTACATTTCATATTTATATCTCACacatatctttttcttttctttttttttttttttttggtacaaatCTCTCACACGTCTTTATTTGTACAACTATTTCACATTTCCGATGAAATTTATGAAGCAACATCACTGAGTACGAACGAGTGTAAAGTCCTTGTTCGTGTTATTACAGGGAATCGCCTCAAGAACCCAACAACGCGGGCTTTCTCAACCAATACTGCTGAAACCTCTGCCTTGCATACTCAACGTAGTCAAAATCAattttgttcacataaccctgcaAACCAGCAGCGAACGTATCTTACGTTATACACACGAAGAAGCGGTCACTCGAACACATATACACACGCAAGCTATTGCGAATAAAAGTGTAATAAAACGTAGAAATTATTACCGAAATTATTCCCCATAAGCCCCAAAAGAGATGGTTAGCCAAAGTGTACTTCTCTGTTATTTCAACTAGCTGCTCCACCTCAGCATCACTGGGTTCGTAATCTATATGGAATATTGGAGATGAAGTTTGTTGAGAATCACCAAAGCTTTCAAATCATTCGCAAAATCAATAGACTAACCTGCAGAGCTCAGATATGCACGGACAAATTTCTGGCGCTCCTCCAGACCTGATGCAACGCAGTGGAGAAAaccaaattatttattttgtaacgAAATAAAACTACAAAATGATTAATTCCATGTTTGCAGCTTGATTGAATGCTCAAGGTTATAGTAGGCGAAAGTGCAATGAAGAACGAATCACTAACAGATTAACAGTTACCTGGATAGTTCCTGTAGTCCAAAACGTGAGGTGTGTCAGAGTGGTAGTTCGCAACCATTTCACAGAAATGATTTGCAAGGTCGTAAGCGACAGGATTGTAACTGGCATATTCATAATCctgaaaacataacaaaatctTATTAGAACTTGTATTGCAATTTGCAAAACAGGTTTATAAACGTTGGTTTACACATCCGTTCTTTAGCAAGAACATAACGGAAATCCAACTACAGATAACTCGAATCATGCTTGGTGAATACAATTTGAATATGAGGCTAGACAATTTTCATTAACGTTTACATGCAAGCAAGACATGCCAAGAAAATTACTCTCAGCGATTGCTTCACGGGTTACATTTGGCAAAAGTACTACCTAGAACTGTCGATCAATAAGTATACACATCGACATCATGATTCAAATCGAAAAATGATGGATGTATTGTTATAAAAAGATTCGACAATGTTTTCTACTACTCAAGAAGTTGACACTATTTTAAGTTACTAAAAAAACCCTATGTTAGTGTCCATGTGAAAACGAGAATTCAGGTTGTACGAACTAAGGTGTTCGATTTCAGTAACAATCATAGGTTACAAGTGGAATCACGTGGAAGGAAAGAAAAGTGGTAAAGAAAGTGCAATACTTTTAAAATCACAGAAACAGTTAACGATAATGAAACAGTTTCATTGAAATCGAGTAAGGAACTCACAATTATAGTGATTAATCTGGTCTCTTCGTCCATCATTATGTTACCGTATTGCAGGTCATTGTGACAGAACCCAATTTCTTGATAGTCCTGTGACAGTTCCTTCTCTAACATACTAATTTCCTCTTCCAAAGTGTCCAAGCCAAATTTCTGTATGTCTTTTATCGAACACAAATTTTTCGCCTCATTGAG
This genomic stretch from Pyrus communis chromosome 2, drPyrComm1.1, whole genome shotgun sequence harbors:
- the LOC137726178 gene encoding probable choline kinase 1; amino-acid sequence: MAIKTIGLIKGRLPEELKKVLLSVASEWGDVVDDMNGLQVIPLKGAMTNEVYQISWPMKNGVDLFRKVLVRVYGEGVEVFFNREDEVQTFECMSKHGQGPRLLGRFAEGRVEEFIHARTLSAADLRDPEISAIIAAKLREFHNLDMPGPRNVVLWDRMRNWLNEAKNLCSIKDIQKFGLDTLEEEISMLEKELSQDYQEIGFCHNDLQYGNIMMDEETRLITIIDYEYASYNPVAYDLANHFCEMVANYHSDTPHVLDYRNYPGLEERQKFVRAYLSSADYEPSDAEVEQLVEITEKYTLANHLFWGLWGIISGYVNKIDFDYVEYARQRFQQYWLRKPALLGS